A genomic segment from Longimicrobiales bacterium encodes:
- a CDS encoding low molecular weight protein-tyrosine-phosphatase, giving the protein MKEKIGVLFVCLGNICRSPLAEAVFGEVVREEGLSAHFEIDSAGTSNYHEGDSPDPRTIGEARRRGIELDHAARQIRGADLERFHYVIAMDASNLGKIERLAKTLERRAELHLLRAFEEEAGDDLEVPDPYFGGPDGFADVHDMIERACRGLLQHIRAEHGL; this is encoded by the coding sequence ATGAAAGAGAAGATCGGTGTGCTGTTCGTGTGCCTCGGCAATATCTGCCGCTCACCGCTCGCGGAGGCGGTGTTCGGAGAGGTCGTACGGGAGGAGGGTCTGTCTGCGCATTTCGAGATCGATTCGGCGGGGACATCCAACTACCATGAGGGCGACTCGCCGGACCCGCGCACGATCGGTGAAGCCAGGCGGCGGGGTATCGAGCTGGATCATGCGGCGCGCCAGATCCGGGGCGCGGATCTCGAGCGATTCCATTACGTGATTGCCATGGACGCGAGCAATCTCGGGAAGATCGAGCGGCTCGCAAAGACACTGGAGCGGCGCGCGGAGCTGCACCTGCTGCGCGCGTTCGAGGAGGAAGCGGGCGATGATCTCGAAGTGCCGGACCCGTACTTCGGCGGGCCGGACGGCTTTGCGGATGTGCACGACATGATCGAGCGGGCATGTCGCGGCCTGCTCCAGCACATTAGAGCGGAGCACGGCCTGTGA
- a CDS encoding HU family DNA-binding protein: protein MNKSELAQALATKADLSKADAQKAVDAIFSPEDGVITDALRQGDRVQITGFGTFETRERKARTGRNPRTGLEIRIGPTTSASFRPGKALKDAVKPADR from the coding sequence ATGAACAAGTCGGAGCTGGCGCAGGCGCTGGCCACAAAGGCGGACCTCAGCAAGGCGGACGCACAGAAGGCCGTCGATGCGATCTTCAGCCCCGAAGACGGGGTGATCACGGATGCGCTGCGCCAGGGTGATCGCGTGCAGATCACCGGCTTCGGTACCTTCGAGACGCGTGAGCGCAAGGCTCGCACGGGCCGCAACCCGCGCACGGGCCTCGAGATCCGCATCGGGCCAACGACCAGCGCGTCGTTCCGCCCCGGCAAGGCTCTCAAGGACGCCGTCAAGCCGGCGGACCGCTAG
- a CDS encoding pyridoxal phosphate-dependent aminotransferase produces MHISDNVRELQPSATLAVTALCRRLRASGKDVLDLSAGEPDFRTPEFAAQAGIAAIEQGFTQYTPVPGIQSLRANIAAHLSRTTGRSTDPAGVVVSNGAKQAIFNVCFTLFGPGDDVLIPVPYWTSYPEIVSLARARSVFVHGDPANSLKIDVAALDRAVTDNTRGLMLNSPANPSGAVYEQAELDAILLWAAERGIWVLSDEIYGRMCYEVERAPSVLDADTSLLERVVLIDGVSKTFAMTGWRIGFSYSSPELAAHLTSLQSHVTSGASSPAQAAALAAYQDEPRVHEALRAMVRVFRRRRDHAANALREMLPNADFPDPEGAFFIFVRVDDYFGPGRTGSIEFCNYLLEHTGVALVPGAAFGDDRYVRLSFAAPEAEILEGIRRTGELLHGATAAAVSG; encoded by the coding sequence ATGCACATCAGCGATAACGTTCGCGAGCTGCAACCATCGGCGACACTGGCTGTGACCGCTTTGTGCCGCAGACTGCGCGCGAGCGGCAAGGACGTGCTGGACCTCAGTGCCGGTGAGCCCGATTTCCGTACGCCCGAGTTCGCAGCGCAAGCCGGCATCGCCGCGATCGAGCAGGGTTTCACGCAGTACACGCCGGTTCCGGGCATCCAGTCGCTGCGCGCGAACATCGCCGCTCACCTGTCGCGCACTACCGGCAGGAGCACGGATCCGGCCGGCGTCGTCGTCAGCAACGGCGCCAAACAGGCGATCTTCAACGTCTGCTTCACACTGTTCGGACCCGGCGATGACGTGCTGATCCCCGTCCCCTACTGGACGAGCTACCCCGAGATCGTCTCGCTCGCTCGCGCGCGTTCCGTCTTCGTGCACGGTGACCCGGCCAACTCACTCAAGATCGATGTCGCCGCACTCGACCGCGCCGTCACGGACAATACGCGCGGCCTCATGCTGAACTCGCCCGCCAACCCGTCCGGTGCTGTGTACGAGCAGGCCGAGCTTGATGCGATTCTGCTCTGGGCCGCCGAGCGCGGGATCTGGGTGCTGAGCGATGAGATCTATGGCCGGATGTGCTATGAGGTAGAGCGCGCACCTAGCGTCCTCGATGCCGATACGTCGCTCCTGGAGCGGGTGGTTCTGATCGATGGCGTATCCAAGACCTTCGCGATGACCGGCTGGCGCATCGGTTTCAGCTACTCGTCGCCGGAGCTGGCGGCCCATCTCACGTCGCTCCAGAGCCACGTCACGTCGGGCGCTTCTTCGCCGGCCCAGGCGGCGGCACTCGCCGCCTACCAGGACGAGCCGCGCGTCCACGAGGCGCTTCGGGCCATGGTCCGCGTGTTCCGCCGACGGCGCGATCATGCCGCCAATGCTCTGCGCGAAATGCTCCCCAACGCGGACTTCCCCGACCCCGAAGGCGCATTCTTCATTTTCGTCCGCGTCGACGATTATTTCGGCCCTGGCCGCACCGGCTCCATCGAGTTCTGCAACTACCTGCTCGAGCATACCGGTGTCGCGCTCGTACCGGGCGCTGCGTTCGGCGACGATCGCTACGTCCGACTCTCGTTCGCTGCGCCCGAAGCAGAGATCCTCGAGGGCATCCGTCGTACCGGAGAACTGCTCCACGGCGCCACTGCCGCGGCCGTCTCCGGCTGA
- a CDS encoding YIP1 family protein — protein sequence MDNDQAVTTQPEPQQEKASRWEDYIDVFFSPFELFRRRANDKVAPPLLTLLGLGILFYLVMIPANRIVVRGSIPPEAQAQMTEGMVRMMSYAGVIGVPIMYAVMILIAAALLWAGGRVADMRTEFSRTMLIATYAAFVLLLSQILASLLIMVGGEAGFDPVRSMSFGVLRFIGDADMNRSVAALLGLFDIFSIWQAALWAIGLSVIYKVGMARAAAVAAVVWVLFAIPGVIMGALGIGAPGA from the coding sequence ATGGACAACGATCAGGCCGTGACGACGCAGCCCGAGCCCCAGCAGGAGAAGGCGTCGCGCTGGGAAGACTACATCGACGTGTTCTTCTCACCTTTCGAACTCTTCCGCCGGCGCGCCAACGACAAGGTCGCACCCCCGCTCCTGACACTGCTGGGTCTCGGCATCCTCTTCTACCTCGTCATGATTCCCGCCAACCGCATCGTCGTGCGCGGATCGATTCCGCCCGAGGCGCAGGCGCAGATGACGGAGGGGATGGTGCGGATGATGTCCTACGCCGGCGTGATCGGCGTGCCCATCATGTACGCGGTCATGATCCTGATCGCAGCGGCACTGCTGTGGGCTGGCGGACGTGTCGCCGACATGCGCACCGAATTCTCACGCACCATGCTGATCGCGACGTATGCGGCGTTCGTGCTGCTGCTGTCGCAGATCCTGGCCAGCCTGCTCATCATGGTGGGCGGCGAGGCGGGCTTCGATCCCGTCCGCAGCATGTCGTTCGGCGTGCTTCGATTCATCGGTGATGCCGACATGAACAGGAGCGTCGCGGCGCTGCTCGGCCTGTTCGACATATTCTCGATCTGGCAGGCAGCGCTCTGGGCGATCGGGCTGAGCGTGATCTACAAGGTGGGCATGGCGCGCGCTGCGGCCGTCGCCGCCGTCGTGTGGGTCCTGTTCGCCATTCCCGGCGTCATCATGGGTGCGCTCGGCATCGGCGCGCCCGGCGCCTGA
- a CDS encoding lytic transglycosylase domain-containing protein: MAAPDERQNRRHDDPQDTNATGVMRGRRDEDSATRGATQVEGSRRQDFFRRFRQPLIGLGLAGMALPMVQATTSKKPAEPAPDTDPADPATAAAAGGDVEENLVNRIAETREDAARTRHVEEAMAKYDISRDLAEDIYDIAREQDIEPKLAYGLVKTESTFDERAVSHVGARGLTQVMPRTAAWLIPGTKTEDLYDRQTNLRLGFQYLDQMIDKYKGDVRLALLAYNRGPGTVDKVLKRGGNPDNGYADKVLRG; the protein is encoded by the coding sequence ATGGCCGCACCGGATGAACGACAGAACCGCCGCCACGACGATCCGCAGGACACGAACGCTACGGGCGTGATGCGCGGTCGCCGCGACGAGGACTCCGCTACGCGCGGCGCGACGCAGGTCGAGGGTTCACGGCGGCAGGATTTCTTCCGCCGTTTCCGTCAGCCGCTGATCGGCCTGGGCCTGGCCGGCATGGCTCTGCCCATGGTGCAGGCCACAACGAGCAAGAAGCCCGCGGAGCCAGCTCCGGATACCGATCCTGCTGATCCTGCGACGGCTGCTGCCGCCGGTGGCGATGTCGAGGAGAACCTGGTGAACCGCATTGCCGAGACGCGCGAAGATGCCGCGCGCACCCGACATGTCGAGGAGGCCATGGCGAAGTACGACATCAGCCGCGACCTCGCCGAGGACATTTACGACATTGCCCGCGAGCAGGACATTGAGCCGAAGCTCGCATACGGGCTCGTGAAGACGGAGAGCACGTTCGATGAGCGCGCCGTCAGTCACGTCGGTGCCCGCGGCCTGACGCAGGTGATGCCGAGGACGGCCGCCTGGCTGATCCCCGGGACCAAGACCGAGGACCTGTACGATCGCCAGACGAACTTGCGACTCGGCTTCCAGTACCTCGACCAGATGATCGACAAGTACAAGGGCGACGTGCGGCTGGCGCTCCTCGCATACAACCGCGGCCCCGGCACTGTCGACAAGGTGCTCAAGCGCGGCGGCAACCCGGACAACGGTTACGCCGACAAGGTGCTGCGCGGGTAA
- a CDS encoding fructosamine kinase family protein, whose protein sequence is MTLPADIRAQASRDLGVRITDVRSVGGGCISPAYRLMCRDGSSVFLKTAPAGASEEMLMCEAESLERIAATGTVRVPHVRAATPSWLALEWLEPAAADDAAWERLGRALARMHRATAGRYGWNRANFIGPLPQSNDAADDWPSFWRTQRLEPQLRLARDQLGSTTVARLQRLLDELELRIGPAAQDGPSLLHGDLWNGNVHFTAEGGAVIDPSTYYGHREVDLAMAALFGGFPDAFFDAYSAEWPLSAGATARRPVYQLYYLLVHVNLFGAGYIGRTRAALESALRAPPG, encoded by the coding sequence GTGACACTGCCGGCGGACATCCGTGCGCAGGCCAGTCGCGATCTCGGCGTCCGCATTACCGACGTTCGCAGCGTTGGCGGCGGCTGTATCAGCCCGGCATACCGTCTCATGTGCAGGGATGGCAGCAGTGTGTTCCTGAAGACGGCGCCGGCTGGCGCATCGGAGGAAATGCTGATGTGCGAAGCGGAGTCGCTCGAGCGGATTGCCGCGACGGGAACGGTGCGCGTGCCGCACGTGCGCGCGGCCACGCCGTCCTGGCTCGCGCTCGAGTGGCTGGAGCCTGCGGCGGCGGACGACGCGGCGTGGGAACGACTGGGCCGCGCGCTGGCCCGAATGCATCGCGCGACGGCCGGGCGGTATGGCTGGAACAGGGCGAACTTCATCGGGCCGCTGCCTCAGTCCAACGATGCGGCTGACGACTGGCCATCGTTCTGGCGGACACAGCGCCTGGAGCCGCAACTGCGACTGGCGCGGGATCAGCTGGGCAGTACCACCGTCGCACGCCTTCAGCGACTGCTCGATGAGCTGGAGCTGCGGATCGGCCCGGCCGCACAGGACGGACCTTCGCTGCTGCACGGCGATCTATGGAACGGGAACGTGCACTTCACGGCTGAGGGAGGCGCTGTCATCGATCCGTCGACCTACTACGGCCATCGCGAGGTCGATCTCGCGATGGCCGCATTGTTCGGCGGGTTCCCGGACGCATTCTTCGATGCATACTCGGCCGAGTGGCCGCTCAGCGCCGGTGCCACCGCTCGCCGGCCGGTCTACCAGCTGTACTACCTGCTCGTGCACGTCAATCTGTTCGGTGCCGGCTACATCGGCCGGACGCGAGCTGCGCTGGAGTCAGCGCTACGCGCACCGCCCGGCTGA
- a CDS encoding DEAD/DEAH box helicase, with protein sequence MAESFEDLGLSDAIVEAARAAGYEQPTPLQAAAANVLRRGGNVVLHASSGAGVVAAFGMPLLDRLAEESGAERSVRALVLTPTQQRAEATAGGLGALAGATGIAVRAIAPGWNAAGADVLVTTPQRALEGVETSELKLDAAVALVIVDMAGMLALNGESALETLVPLVPRDAQRVVTSAELTSEIEKFIESHVRKALTVPARPAAPPRVAETVESAGQIGYMIVEEEAKAEVLARLLESVEDDALVFTRTAVRAERVLRDLARRGIADGERDIRVVPFDDAGQTASRIVSYDVPFAAETLQAIHATGGTVFATAAERAHFRRIAAEVPFTVKHRRARPLESGALEAFRGLVSAALETEDLDSQLLVLEPLLDAHSAPEVAAALSALLRRRAPAAGTAAVAPPAAVSGAPPADATVGGFTRLFVSVGSRDNIRPGDLVGAITGEANIKGDQVGRVDIRESFSVVEVASAVAERVIRALNGTTMRGRSLRVDYDRKGAAAGGPGGGPRGPRGPGGPRGGAGDRPRPPRGEGPRAPRSDRPRSPRGR encoded by the coding sequence GTGGCCGAGAGCTTCGAGGACCTGGGGCTGAGCGACGCGATCGTCGAGGCGGCGCGCGCAGCCGGTTACGAGCAGCCCACGCCGTTGCAGGCAGCTGCGGCGAATGTGCTGCGCCGGGGCGGGAACGTCGTGCTGCACGCATCGTCCGGCGCAGGTGTCGTTGCGGCGTTCGGGATGCCACTGCTGGACCGGCTGGCTGAAGAGAGTGGGGCGGAGCGGAGCGTGCGAGCTCTCGTGCTGACGCCGACGCAGCAGCGTGCGGAGGCGACGGCCGGCGGCCTGGGCGCGCTTGCCGGAGCGACGGGTATCGCGGTCCGTGCGATTGCACCCGGCTGGAACGCGGCCGGTGCGGATGTGCTGGTCACGACACCGCAGCGGGCGCTCGAGGGTGTCGAGACATCGGAGCTCAAGCTGGATGCGGCGGTGGCGCTGGTCATTGTCGACATGGCCGGCATGCTCGCGCTGAACGGAGAGAGCGCGCTCGAGACGCTGGTGCCGCTGGTGCCGCGCGACGCACAGCGGGTCGTAACGAGTGCGGAGCTCACCAGCGAGATCGAGAAGTTCATCGAGTCGCACGTGCGCAAGGCTCTGACTGTCCCCGCTCGGCCGGCAGCCCCGCCGCGCGTGGCGGAGACAGTGGAGTCCGCTGGTCAGATCGGCTACATGATAGTCGAGGAAGAGGCGAAGGCGGAGGTGCTGGCGCGCCTGCTCGAGTCGGTGGAGGATGACGCACTCGTGTTCACGCGCACGGCCGTGCGCGCGGAGCGCGTACTGCGCGATCTCGCGCGGCGCGGCATCGCGGACGGTGAGCGCGACATCCGCGTGGTGCCCTTCGATGACGCGGGTCAGACAGCGAGCCGCATCGTGAGCTACGATGTGCCCTTCGCGGCGGAAACGTTGCAGGCGATTCACGCCACAGGCGGCACCGTGTTCGCGACCGCGGCTGAGCGCGCGCATTTTCGTCGGATCGCTGCGGAGGTGCCTTTCACGGTCAAGCACCGGCGTGCGCGGCCGCTGGAATCCGGGGCGCTGGAGGCGTTCCGCGGCCTGGTGAGCGCTGCGCTGGAGACTGAGGACCTGGACTCGCAGCTGCTGGTGCTGGAGCCTCTCTTGGACGCGCACTCCGCCCCGGAAGTGGCCGCGGCACTCAGCGCACTGCTGCGGCGTCGCGCGCCGGCCGCCGGCACGGCGGCTGTGGCTCCACCGGCCGCCGTGAGCGGCGCGCCGCCTGCGGACGCGACGGTCGGCGGATTCACGCGACTGTTCGTGAGTGTCGGCAGCCGCGACAACATCCGCCCCGGCGATCTGGTTGGTGCCATCACGGGCGAGGCGAACATCAAGGGCGACCAGGTCGGCCGCGTCGACATCCGCGAATCGTTCTCCGTCGTCGAGGTGGCATCGGCAGTTGCCGAGCGTGTGATCCGGGCACTCAACGGCACCACGATGCGCGGACGCAGTCTGCGCGTGGATTACGACCGGAAGGGCGCGGCTGCGGGCGGTCCGGGTGGTGGGCCCCGTGGCCCGCGCGGTCCGGGCGGGCCGCGCGGCGGGGCGGGCGATCGACCGCGGCCTCCGCGCGGTGAGGGACCGCGGGCGCCGAGGAGCGACAGGCCGCGCAGCCCCCGGGGGCGGTAA
- a CDS encoding DsbA family protein, translated as MQEKRLVLFSDYACPYSFFAEAGTARLREEATVQVEGAAFELRPAGTPLPAVETQWPDDTWTRTIEPLADEVGVVVKRPTLVVRTRKAHEAAAYARSEGRYPAMHAALYAAYWQEGRDIGRIDVLSEIGSEVGLDASGLRVALDIDQQTARVEQDEAWAARLGLDAVPAWIMMHDGADGTGVAAGILVGLQRYEELKAWVERDNDI; from the coding sequence GTGCAGGAAAAACGTCTGGTCCTCTTCAGCGATTACGCCTGTCCGTACTCTTTCTTCGCGGAGGCGGGTACGGCCCGGCTGCGGGAGGAGGCGACGGTGCAGGTCGAAGGAGCGGCGTTCGAGCTGCGTCCGGCCGGCACGCCGCTGCCTGCGGTCGAAACACAATGGCCGGACGATACCTGGACGCGCACGATCGAGCCGCTCGCTGACGAGGTGGGCGTCGTGGTGAAGCGGCCGACGCTGGTGGTGCGCACACGCAAGGCACATGAGGCGGCGGCGTACGCGCGGAGCGAGGGAAGGTATCCCGCCATGCACGCGGCGCTGTATGCGGCGTACTGGCAGGAAGGTCGCGATATCGGCCGGATCGACGTGTTGTCGGAGATCGGCAGTGAGGTCGGGCTGGACGCGTCGGGTCTCAGGGTAGCGCTGGACATCGACCAGCAGACCGCGCGTGTGGAGCAGGACGAGGCATGGGCGGCACGACTCGGTCTCGATGCCGTGCCTGCCTGGATCATGATGCACGACGGTGCCGATGGCACAGGTGTCGCAGCCGGAATCCTGGTTGGGCTGCAGCGATACGAGGAACTCAAGGCCTGGGTGGAACGCGATAATGACATATGA